AGCAGCCGGTGGGCCTTCCGGTACGTGTCGGCGGCGGCGACGACGGCCTCCTCGCCGGCGTCGTCGATCTCCGATTCGACCGTCTCGCGACGCTCCCGGGCCGCTCGGAGGTCGTCGACGCGCGCCTCGGCGGCGTCCAGCAGCGCCGCCGCGCCCTCGGCCCCGCGTTCCGCGTCGTCCGTGCTCGACTCTGACTCTGCCATCGATCTCACTCGTAGACGTCGTCGGGATCGAACACGCGCTCGCCGACGTGCTCGCCGTCGACCGTGCGGTAGAAGCACGACCGGTGGCCCGTGTGACACGCGCCGCCGGTCTGCTCGACGAGGTACAGCAGCGTGTCGGCGTCGCAGTCGACGCGGATCTCCTCGACCGACTGCGTGTGCCCGCTCGTCGCGCCCTTCTCCCAGAGCTCGTCG
This portion of the Halobellus litoreus genome encodes:
- the hisI gene encoding phosphoribosyl-AMP cyclohydrolase translates to MTEDVEVDFGADGLVPAVAQDADTGEVLMLAYVSPEALERTRETGRAHYYSRSRDELWEKGATSGHTQSVEEIRVDCDADTLLYLVEQTGGACHTGHRSCFYRTVDGEHVGERVFDPDDVYE